In one Lolium rigidum isolate FL_2022 chromosome 3, APGP_CSIRO_Lrig_0.1, whole genome shotgun sequence genomic region, the following are encoded:
- the LOC124703341 gene encoding BEL1-like homeodomain protein 1, translating to MAAYYHGGAGTDIHQAGSDGLQTLYLMNPSYGAGGFGDAAPSGTNMMFLNSAVSSMTPASFGAHQASPSSGQHFVGIPLQAAPSGYNLWTPATTSGADVMSPPTHQAHGVSAVLSLSSRETPPVTVAAVAGDEGRYQQLGVTTAASQGQMVMNSKYLRAAQELLDEVVSVSKGVDDVEAARAASAAKSAASVRKKEDSEGMSGGGGEDGAGGSKSSGAPEMSTAERQELQMKKGKLVNMLDEVEQRYRQYHQQMASVSSSFEAVAGAGSARTYTSLALRTISRQFRCLRDAIASQVRAACRALGEEDADMGAGGGRGVGSRLRYIDHQLRQQRALQQLGMMQSSAWRPQRGLPERSVSILRAWLFEHFLHPYPKDSDKIMLAKQTGLTRSQVSNWFINARVRLWKPMVEEMYLEETKEKQEGGGGNGDAAGKSGPSGKADVNDGADDTPRSMARASAGGAEGGSKLDGGGAVHASLLGLTGDHRVPMGFYDAEEDEDQGLQGRGFKKARAANVEQQQQQPPPSYDVAALHHAQAAAAAAARQQHDEVSHRELLMKFMESGAGARDHHQQDDVDGGGGGYSLFAPSPYGQFGSDQAPFAYAGQHGGVSLTLGLPHGAGDQTASFLMGGGSSNGADNGGATAGYDMNMQTTKSFAAQLMGDFVA from the exons ATGGCAGCGTACTACCATGGCGGCGCCGGCACGGATATCCACCAGGCCGGCAGCGACGGCCTGCAGACACTCTACCTGATGAACCCGAGCTACGGCGCTGGCGGCTTCGGCGACGCCGCGCCCTCAGGGACCAACATGATGTTCCTCAACTCGGCAGTTAGCTCCATGACCCCGGCATCTTTCGGCGCCCACCAGGCATCGCCGTCGTCGGGGCAGCACTTCGTCGGCATCCCTCTCCAGGCGGCCCCTTCGGGATACAACCTATGGACCCCGGCCACGACCAGCGGCGCCGATGTCATGTCGCCGCCAACGCATCAGGCTCATGGCGTGAGTGCCGTGCTCAGCCTGtcgtcccgcgagacgccgcctgtCACGGTTGCCGCCGTAGCCGGCGACGAAGGGAGGTACCAACAGCTTGGGGTGACCACGGCGGCGTCGCAGGGGCAGATGGTGATGAACTCCAAGTACCTCAGGGCGGCGCAGGAGCTGCTCGACGAGGTGGTGAGCGTGAGCAAGGGCGTAGACGACGTCGAAGCCGCCAGGGCCGCCTCCGCAGCCAAGAGTGCTGCGTCGGTGAGGAAGAAGGAGGATTCGGAAGGCATGTCCGGTGGCGGTGGGGAGGATGGCGCCGGCGGGTCGAAGAGCAGCGGCGCGCCGGAGATGTCTACGGCCGAGCGGCAGGAGCTGCAGATGAAGAAAGGGAAGCTGGTTAACATGCTTGACGAG GTGGAGCAGCGGTACCGGCAGTACCACCAGCAGATGGCGTCGGTGTCGTCGTCGTTCGAGGCGGTGGCTGGCGCCGGGTCGGCGCGGACGTACACGTCCCTGGCACTGCGCACCATCTCGCGGCAGTTCCGGTGCCTCCGCGACGCGATCGCGTCGCAGGTGCGGGCGGCGTGCCGCGCCCTGGGGGAGGAGGACGCCGACAtgggcgccggcggcgggcgcggcgtcGGGTCCAGGCTCCGGTACATCGACCACCAGCTCCGGCAGCAGCGGGCGCTGCAGCAGCTGGGCATGATGCAGAGCAGCGCGTGGCGGCCCCAGCGCGGCCTCCCCGAGCGCTCAGTCTCCATCCTCCGCGCATGGCTCTTCGAGCACTTCCTCCACCC ATACCCCAAGGATTCGGACAAGATCATGCTCGCCAAGCAGACCGGCCTCACCAGGAGCCAG GTGTCCAACTGGTTCATCAACGCGAGGGTGAGGCTGTGGAAGCCCATGGTGGAGGAGATGTACCTGGAGGAGACCAAGGAGAagcaggagggcggcggcggaaaTGGCGACGCGGCGGGTAAGTCCGGCCCTAGCGGCAAAGCGGACGTCAATGACGGTGCGGACGACACGCCGAGATCAATGGCCAGAGCGTCTGCAGGAGGCGCGGAGGGCGGATCCAAGCTCGATGGAGGCGGTGCCGTTCACGCGTCCCTGCTCGGCCTCACCGGGGACCACCGGGTGCCGATGGGGTTCTACGAcgccgaggaggatgaggaccaaGGGCTTCAGGGCCGCGGGTTCAAGAAGGCAAGGGCAGCCAACGtcgagcagcaacagcagcagccacCGCCGTCGTACGACGTGGCTGCGCTGCACCACGCgcaggcggccgccgccgcggccgcgaggCAGCAACACGACGAGGTGAGCCACCGGGAGCTGCTCATGAAGTTCATGGAGAGCGGCGCCGGCGCGAGGGACCACCACCAGCAGGACGacgtcgacggtggcggcggcgggtacTCCCTGTTCGCGCCGAGCCCGTACGGGCAGTTCGGCTCGGACCAGGCGCCGTTCGCCTACGCCGGTCAGCACGGCGGCGTCTCGCTCACGCTCGGCCTACCCCACGGTGCCGGCGACCAGACGGCGTCGTTCCTAATGGGAGGCGGCAGCAGCAACGGCGCCGAcaacggcggcgccaccgccggcTACGACATGAACATGCAGACCACAAAGTCCTTCGCAGCTCAACTCATGGGAGACTTCGTCGCCTAG
- the LOC124703339 gene encoding digalactosyldiacylglycerol synthase 1, chloroplastic-like, whose protein sequence is MAGFGVDTRPAAAAAGEGALSFISRSLREDLRLIRARAGELETLLTAPVPEPDLFARLRRAYTTSASSPGSTRLDLSAIGKAFEAEVGRGWGARAKAGWKWEEEEDAGVWDPIRAVKARLRDLDRRRQDQASDVLHKVKLSLKSMSFAPEASEEVPPLDLNELLAYFLKQSGPLFDQLGIKRDVCDKLVESLCSKRKDHSAYDLLSTSEHSSFRNDNVCDDLDLRIASVLQSTGHNYEGGFWDDGQKYDVADKRHVAIVTTASLPWMTGTAVNPLFRAAYLAKSSKQYVTLMVPWLCKSDQELVYPNNMTFSSPEDQETYIRDWLEERVGFKTDFKISFYPGKFQKERRSIIPAGDTSQFIPSKEADIAILEEPEHLNWYHHGKRWTDKFNHVVGVVHTNYLEYIKREKNGAVQAFFVKHINNLVARAYCHKILRLSGATQDLARSMICNVHGVNPKFLEVGERIAAERESGQQSMSKGAYFLGKMVWAKGYRELIDLLAKHKTDLDGFKLDVYGNGEDSVEVQSAAKKLDLNLNFHKGRDHADDSLHGYKVFVNPSISDVLCTATAEALAMGKFVVCADHPSNDFFRSFPNCLTYTTSEDFVAKVKEAMTRDPQPLTAEQRYNLSWEAATQRFMEHSELDKVLNNSTDSASTSGSANSVDGKMRKSASVPNMSDIVDGGLAFAHYCFTGNELLRLSTGAIPGTLNYNKQHSSDLHLLPPQVQNPVYGW, encoded by the exons ATGGCCGGCTTCGGCGTGGACAcgcgcccggcggcggcggcggcgggggagggcgCGCTGTCCTTCATCTCGCGGAGCCTGCGGGAGGACCTGCGCCTCATCCGCGCGCGGGCGGGGGAGCTCGAGACCCTCCTCACCGCGCCAGTCCCGGAGCCCGACCTCTTCGCGCGCCTCCGCAGGGCCTacaccacctccgcctcctcccccgGCTCCACGCGCCTCGACCTCTCCGCGATAGGGAAGGCGTTCGAGGCCGAGGTCGGGAGGGGGTGGGGCGCCAGGGCCAAGGCCGGCTGGaagtgggaggaggaggaggacgccggggTGTGGGACCCCATACGCGCCGTCAAGGCGCGCCTCAGGGACCTCGACCGCAGGCGCCAGGACCAGGCCTCCGACGTGCTCCACAAGGTCAAGCTCAGCTTG AAATCGATGAGCTTTGCACCTGAAGCATCTGAG GAAGTTCCACCATTGGATTTAAATGAACTCCTTGCGTATTTTCTAAAGCAATCTGGACCATTGTTtgaccaacttggtataaaaagaG ATGTGTGTGACAAGTTGGTGGAGTCTCTGTGCAGCAAGCGCAAGGACCACTCTGCATATGATCTGCTGTCAACTAGTGAACACTCTTCATTCAGAAATGATAATGTTTGTGATGATCTTGATCTAAGGATAGCTAGCGTCCTACAAAGTACAGGACATAATTATGAAGGTGGATTTTGGGATGATGGGCAAAAGTATGATGTAGCTGACAAGAGGCATGTCGCCATAGTCACTACAGCCAGTCTTCCCTGGATGACGGGAACTGCTGTAAACCCTTTGTTTCGAGCTGCGTACTTGGCTAAATCTTCCAAGCAATATGTAACCCTAATGGTTCCCTGGCTTTGCAAGTCAGATCAAGAGCTCGTCTATCCCAATAACATGACTTTTAGTTCCCCAGAAGACCAAGAAACATACATAAGGGATTGGCTGGAAGAAAGGGTTGGATTTAAAACGGACTTCAAAATATCATTCTACCCTGGAAAG TTTCAGAAAGAAAGGAGAAGTATAATTCCTGCTGGGGACACTTCACAATTTATACCATCAAAGGAAGCCGACATAGCAATTCTGGAAGAGCCTGAGCATCTGAACTGGTACCACCACGGGAAGCGCTGGACCGATAAATTTAATCATGTTGTTGGTGTTGTGCATACAAATTACTTGGAGTATATCAAGAGAGAGAAGAATGGTGCCGTTCAAGCTTTTTTTGTCAAGCACATTAATAATCTTGTTGCCAGAGCTTATTGTCATAAG ATTTTGCGACTATCAGGAGCTACTCAAGATCTAGCGAGGTCCATGATCTGCAACGTACATGGTGTTAATCCCAAATTTCTGGAGGTAGGGGAGAGAATAGCAGCAGAGAGGGAGTCTGGCCAGCAGTCCATGTCCAAAGGAGCTTATTTTCTGGGGAAGATGGTCTGGGCCAAAGGCTACAGAGAACTGATAGATTTGCTTGCGAAGCACAAGACCGATTTGGATGGCTTCAAACTGGATGTCTATGGAAATGGTGAAGATTCAGTTGAGGTGCAATCAGCTGCCAAGAAGTTGGATTTAAATCTTAATTTCCATAAAGGCCGGGATCATGCAGATGATTCTCTTCATGG GTACAAAGTTTTTGTAAACCCAAGCATAAGCGATGTCCTCTGCACGGCAACTGCTGAGGCGCTAGCCATGGGCAAGTTTGTGGTGTGCGCAGATCACCCGTCCAACGATTTCTTCAGGTCATTCCCAAACTGCCTGACATACACTACATCGGAGGATTTCGTCGCCAAAGTGAAGGAAGCGATGACCCGTGATCCCCAGCCCCTCACCGCCGAGCAACGGTACAACCTCTCGTGGGAGGCTGCGACGCAGAGGTTTATGGAGCACTCCGAGCTGGACAAGGTCCTGAACAATAGTACTGATTCTGCCAGCACCTCCGGTAGCGCTAACAGTGTCGACGGGAAGATGAGGAAATCAGCCTCGGTGCCAAACATGTCGGACATCGTAGATGGCGGGCTCGCTTTCGCCCACTACTGCTTCACGGGCAATGAGCTCCTCAGGCTGTCAACCGGAGCGATACCGGGGACCCTGAATTACAACAAGCAACATAGCTCGGACCTGCACTTGCTGCCTCCTCAGGTACAGAATCCTGTATATGGCTGGTAA
- the LOC124703340 gene encoding transcription factor LHW-like isoform X1 — MAVGEALRRLCEEIGWSYAVFWKAIGAADPVHLVWEDGFCGHTPCLAGSEASQAPPATELGCDAAVDTICSLVRKAMASQVHIVGEGTVGRAAFTGNHQWIVHRTADDHGLSSEVASEMDCHFRAGIKTIAIIPVLPRGVLQLGSTGVVTENTSFVMHAKKLCSQLNQRSSMAVSASVKGTLSQSRPLHGTSNIHNADSSSKVFSQFPATREQYRHADIAIASSSNSLNASWFEGTQQNGRTLREHIVCAKPNGMFAQQVSYFDSGLGSNTQSAAVSSGLVPSSLASVKQQQVSMNNIGQLEFGSGTELARNTLLKSLAYRNPFIQESTNISPSHGRVDVYNGTTGHGSYNFLPGGARGVSANLCTSASSQVSEQGSHSTSGMLLQKQPPVSCKVPQSSEFTMKMVNQERSSFEAHPPVSSEVDVQVSNGLNGISQGNPLSRSCHTHQSQNVSRVNDPHLAVSTQGMKNVDSRTLPGMPSETGHSLLLQPTWDNDLFDILGPEFHQLCHNLDPNLVPWCDAKSQSSDRDATDPSICLDSSPLFSSLDNDIPYSGIFSLTDTDQLLDAVISNVNPGSKQSSDDNASCKTTLTDIPSTSHIGSKELKQCDSSGIPPMVIKNESAQIVKQPYYFDKTEDGCLSQNNGAQKSQIRLWIENGQNMKCESASASNSKGLDAPSKSNRKRSRPGESSKSRPKDRQLIQDRIKELREMVPNGAKQCSIDALLEKTVKHMLFLQSVTKHADKLKDSTESKILGSENGPVWKDYFEGGATWAFDVGSQSMTCPIVVEDLDRPRQMLVEMICEDRGIFLEIADFIKGLGLTILRGVMEARKSKIWARFTVEANRDVTRMEIFLSLVRLLEPNCDASGAAENSNSVKMPLGLVRQPVIPATGGIQ; from the exons ATGGCGGTCGGGGAGGCGCTGCGGCGGCTCTGTGAGGAGATCGGCTGGTCGTACGCCGTCTTCTGGAAGGCCATCGGCGCCGCCGACCCCGT GCATTTGGTGTGGGAGGACGGCTTCTGCGGCCACACGCCCTGCCTCGCCGGATCTGAGGCTTCTCAAGCTCCTCCGGCCACCGAGCTAGGGTGTGATGCTGCTGTCGACACCATTTGCTCGCTCGTCAGGAAGGCCATGGCCTCCCAGGTTCATATCGTCGGAGAAGG GACCGTGGGCCGTGCTGCGTTCACCGGCAATCATCAGTGGATCGTCCACCGTACCGCGGATGATCACGGCCTTTCATCCGAG GTTGCTTCTGAGATGGATTGTCACTTCAGAGCTGGCATTAAG ACTATTGCGATTATTCCTGTGCTACCACGCGGCGTGCTACAGTTAGGCTCTACTGGTGTG GTCACGGAGAACACAAGTTTTGTGATGCATGCAAAAAAATTGTGCTCTCAGCTGAACCAGCGATCAAGTATGGCTGTATCTGCTTCAGTAAAAGGTACTTTGAGTCAGTCGCGCCCTCTACATGGTACCTCGAACATCCACAATGCAGACAGTTCCTCAAAGGTTTTCAGTCAATTCCCAGCTACACGTGAACAATACAGACATGCTGATATTGCAATTGCGTCAAGTAGCAATTCACTAAATGCATCTTGGTTTGAGGGCACACAACAGAATGGTCGAACACTTAGAGAGCATATTGTCTGTGCTAAACCCAATGGTATGTTTGCACAACAGGTGTCTTATTTTGACAGTGGACTTGGAAGTAATACACAGAGTGCTGCAGTAAGCTCTGGTTTGGTCCCATCGAGCTTGGCATCAGTGAAACAACAGCAAGTGTCGATGAACAACATTGGGCAGTTAGAATTTGGTAGCGGTACTGAATTGGCGAGAAATACTCTGCTAAAGTCGCTTGCTTACCGAAACCCTTTTATACAAGAAAGTACCAACATAAGTCCGTCACATGGAAGAGTTGACGTATACAATGGGACTACCGGTCATGGAAGTTATAATTTCCTCCCTGGGGGTGCCAGAGGTGTCAGTGCTAACTTATGTACCAGTGCATCAAGTCAAGTGTCAGAACAAGGAAGCCATTCCACTTCAGGAATGTTACTGCAGAAACAGCCTCCAGTTTCTTGTAAGGTTCCCCAATCTTCTGAATTCACCATGAAAATGGTGAACCAAGAAAGAAGTTCATTTGAAGCTCATCCACCTGTATCTTCTGAAGTTGATGTTCAGGTTTCTAATGGCTTGAATGGCATTTCCCAAGGGAATCCATTGAGTAGGTCATGTCATACGCACCAAAGTCAAAATGTCAGTAGAGTAAATGATCCACATCTTGCTGTGAGCACACAAGGTATGAAGAATGTGGACAGTCGCACGCTGCCAGGTATGCCCAGTGAGACAGGCCACTCATTGCTTTTGCAGCCAACGTGGGATAATGACTTGTTTGACATACTTGGTCCTGAATTTCATCAGCTATGCCACAATTTGGATCCTAATTTGGTCCCATGGTGTGATGCAAAATCTCAGAGTTCAGATAGAGATGCAACTGATCCATCGATTTGTCTTGATTCTTCTCCACTCTTCAGTTCACTAGACAATGACATTCCCTATTCTGGGATCTTCTCACTAACTGATACTGATCAATTATTGGATGCTGTCATCTCAAATGTCAACCCGGGTAGTAAGCAGAGTTCTGATGATAATGCTTCTTGTAAAACTACATTGACTGACATTCCAAGCACTTCTCATATTGGTTCGAAAGAATTAAAACAATGCGACTCCTCTGGTATTCCTCCAATGGTAATCAAGAATGAGTCCGCACAGATTGTTAAACAGCCATATTACTTTGATAAGACTGAGGATGGTTGCCTTTCCCAAAATAACGGAGCACAGAAATCTCAGATACGTCTTTGGATTGAGAATGGTCAGAACATGAAATGTGAAAGTGCATCAGCTTCTAACAGCAAAGGTCTTGATGCACCAAGCAAGTCAAATCGAAAGAGATCTCGACCTGGAGAGAGTTCTAAGTCACGGCCAAAGGATCGACAGCTGATACAGGATCGTATAAAGGAGCTCCGAGAAATGGTGCCTAATGGGGCTAAG CAGTGTAGCATTGATGCTTTGTTGGAGAAGACAGTTAAGCACATGCTCTTCTTGCAAAGCGTCACAAAGCATGCTGACAAGCTCAAGGATTCTACTGAATCTAAG ATACTTGGCAGTGAGAATGGTCCCGTATGGAAAGACTACTTTGAAGGTGGTGCAACCTGGGCGTTTGATGTTGGCTCTCAGTCTATGACATGCCCAATTGTTGTTGAGGATCTTGACAGACCTCGTCAGATGCTTGTGGAG ATGATTTGTGAGGATAGAGGCATCTTCTTGGAGATAGCTGATTTTATAAAAGGACTTGGGTTGACCATCCTGAGAGGTGTGATGGAAGCACGTAAAAGTAAAATCTGGGCACGCTTTACTGTTGAG GCAAACAGGGATGTAACCAGAATGGAAATCTTTCTATCTCTTGTACGCTTATTGGAACCCAATTGCGATGCCAGCGGGGCAGCCGAGAACTCCAACAGCGTAAAGATGCCCCTCGGTTTGGTTCGCCAGCCAGTCATCCCAGCAACAGGTGGTATCCAGTGA
- the LOC124703340 gene encoding transcription factor LHW-like isoform X2 produces MAVGEALRRLCEEIGWSYAVFWKAIGAADPVHLVWEDGFCGHTPCLAGSEASQAPPATELGCDAAVDTICSLVRKAMASQVHIVGEGTVGRAAFTGNHQWIVHRTADDHGLSSEVASEMDCHFRAGIKTIAIIPVLPRGVLQLGSTGVVTENTSFVMHAKKLCSQLNQRSSMAVSASVKGTLSQSRPLHGTSNIHNADSSSKVFSQFPATREQYRHADIAIASSSNSLNASWFEGTQQNGRTLREHIVCAKPNGMFAQQVSYFDSGLGSNTQSAAVSSGLVPSSLASVKQQQVSMNNIGQLEFGSGTELARNTLLKSLAYRNPFIQESTNISPSHGRVDVYNGTTGHGSYNFLPGGARGVSANLCTSASSQVSEQGSHSTSGMLLQKQPPVSCKVPQSSEFTMKMVNQERSSFEAHPPVSSEVDVQVSNGLNGISQGNPLSRSCHTHQSQNVSRVNDPHLAVSTQGMKNVDSRTLPGMPSETGHSLLLQPTWDNDLFDILGPEFHQLCHNLDPNLVPWCDAKSQSSDRDATDPSICLDSSPLFSSLDNDIPYSGIFSLTDTDQLLDAVISNVNPGSKQSSDDNASCKTTLTDIPSTSHIGSKELKQCDSSGIPPMVIKNESAQIVKQPYYFDKTEDGCLSQNNGAQKSQIRLWIENGQNMKCESASASNSKGLDAPSKSNRKRSRPGESSKSRPKDRQLIQDRIKELREMVPNGAKCSIDALLEKTVKHMLFLQSVTKHADKLKDSTESKILGSENGPVWKDYFEGGATWAFDVGSQSMTCPIVVEDLDRPRQMLVEMICEDRGIFLEIADFIKGLGLTILRGVMEARKSKIWARFTVEANRDVTRMEIFLSLVRLLEPNCDASGAAENSNSVKMPLGLVRQPVIPATGGIQ; encoded by the exons ATGGCGGTCGGGGAGGCGCTGCGGCGGCTCTGTGAGGAGATCGGCTGGTCGTACGCCGTCTTCTGGAAGGCCATCGGCGCCGCCGACCCCGT GCATTTGGTGTGGGAGGACGGCTTCTGCGGCCACACGCCCTGCCTCGCCGGATCTGAGGCTTCTCAAGCTCCTCCGGCCACCGAGCTAGGGTGTGATGCTGCTGTCGACACCATTTGCTCGCTCGTCAGGAAGGCCATGGCCTCCCAGGTTCATATCGTCGGAGAAGG GACCGTGGGCCGTGCTGCGTTCACCGGCAATCATCAGTGGATCGTCCACCGTACCGCGGATGATCACGGCCTTTCATCCGAG GTTGCTTCTGAGATGGATTGTCACTTCAGAGCTGGCATTAAG ACTATTGCGATTATTCCTGTGCTACCACGCGGCGTGCTACAGTTAGGCTCTACTGGTGTG GTCACGGAGAACACAAGTTTTGTGATGCATGCAAAAAAATTGTGCTCTCAGCTGAACCAGCGATCAAGTATGGCTGTATCTGCTTCAGTAAAAGGTACTTTGAGTCAGTCGCGCCCTCTACATGGTACCTCGAACATCCACAATGCAGACAGTTCCTCAAAGGTTTTCAGTCAATTCCCAGCTACACGTGAACAATACAGACATGCTGATATTGCAATTGCGTCAAGTAGCAATTCACTAAATGCATCTTGGTTTGAGGGCACACAACAGAATGGTCGAACACTTAGAGAGCATATTGTCTGTGCTAAACCCAATGGTATGTTTGCACAACAGGTGTCTTATTTTGACAGTGGACTTGGAAGTAATACACAGAGTGCTGCAGTAAGCTCTGGTTTGGTCCCATCGAGCTTGGCATCAGTGAAACAACAGCAAGTGTCGATGAACAACATTGGGCAGTTAGAATTTGGTAGCGGTACTGAATTGGCGAGAAATACTCTGCTAAAGTCGCTTGCTTACCGAAACCCTTTTATACAAGAAAGTACCAACATAAGTCCGTCACATGGAAGAGTTGACGTATACAATGGGACTACCGGTCATGGAAGTTATAATTTCCTCCCTGGGGGTGCCAGAGGTGTCAGTGCTAACTTATGTACCAGTGCATCAAGTCAAGTGTCAGAACAAGGAAGCCATTCCACTTCAGGAATGTTACTGCAGAAACAGCCTCCAGTTTCTTGTAAGGTTCCCCAATCTTCTGAATTCACCATGAAAATGGTGAACCAAGAAAGAAGTTCATTTGAAGCTCATCCACCTGTATCTTCTGAAGTTGATGTTCAGGTTTCTAATGGCTTGAATGGCATTTCCCAAGGGAATCCATTGAGTAGGTCATGTCATACGCACCAAAGTCAAAATGTCAGTAGAGTAAATGATCCACATCTTGCTGTGAGCACACAAGGTATGAAGAATGTGGACAGTCGCACGCTGCCAGGTATGCCCAGTGAGACAGGCCACTCATTGCTTTTGCAGCCAACGTGGGATAATGACTTGTTTGACATACTTGGTCCTGAATTTCATCAGCTATGCCACAATTTGGATCCTAATTTGGTCCCATGGTGTGATGCAAAATCTCAGAGTTCAGATAGAGATGCAACTGATCCATCGATTTGTCTTGATTCTTCTCCACTCTTCAGTTCACTAGACAATGACATTCCCTATTCTGGGATCTTCTCACTAACTGATACTGATCAATTATTGGATGCTGTCATCTCAAATGTCAACCCGGGTAGTAAGCAGAGTTCTGATGATAATGCTTCTTGTAAAACTACATTGACTGACATTCCAAGCACTTCTCATATTGGTTCGAAAGAATTAAAACAATGCGACTCCTCTGGTATTCCTCCAATGGTAATCAAGAATGAGTCCGCACAGATTGTTAAACAGCCATATTACTTTGATAAGACTGAGGATGGTTGCCTTTCCCAAAATAACGGAGCACAGAAATCTCAGATACGTCTTTGGATTGAGAATGGTCAGAACATGAAATGTGAAAGTGCATCAGCTTCTAACAGCAAAGGTCTTGATGCACCAAGCAAGTCAAATCGAAAGAGATCTCGACCTGGAGAGAGTTCTAAGTCACGGCCAAAGGATCGACAGCTGATACAGGATCGTATAAAGGAGCTCCGAGAAATGGTGCCTAATGGGGCTAAG TGTAGCATTGATGCTTTGTTGGAGAAGACAGTTAAGCACATGCTCTTCTTGCAAAGCGTCACAAAGCATGCTGACAAGCTCAAGGATTCTACTGAATCTAAG ATACTTGGCAGTGAGAATGGTCCCGTATGGAAAGACTACTTTGAAGGTGGTGCAACCTGGGCGTTTGATGTTGGCTCTCAGTCTATGACATGCCCAATTGTTGTTGAGGATCTTGACAGACCTCGTCAGATGCTTGTGGAG ATGATTTGTGAGGATAGAGGCATCTTCTTGGAGATAGCTGATTTTATAAAAGGACTTGGGTTGACCATCCTGAGAGGTGTGATGGAAGCACGTAAAAGTAAAATCTGGGCACGCTTTACTGTTGAG GCAAACAGGGATGTAACCAGAATGGAAATCTTTCTATCTCTTGTACGCTTATTGGAACCCAATTGCGATGCCAGCGGGGCAGCCGAGAACTCCAACAGCGTAAAGATGCCCCTCGGTTTGGTTCGCCAGCCAGTCATCCCAGCAACAGGTGGTATCCAGTGA
- the LOC124699831 gene encoding pentatricopeptide repeat-containing protein At2g03380, mitochondrial-like translates to MRRHYAALLRRAASLPSLPLVASLHAAALRRGAILVPSLIHAYSACGDPTSARSVFDGLPAQEQTLSARTALASAMSAHGRCHDVLVLFQGLEGEMDDKAVTVVLAACARAGMVSEGREVFARVRRPALQHYTCMVEMLGRAGEVEEAEGVVARMEARPDRVIFAVLLAACRVHGRIDVAERVARLMHGHGIA, encoded by the coding sequence ATGCGGCGGCACTACGCGGcgctcctccgccgcgccgcctcgctgCCGTCCCTCCCGCTCGTGGCCTCCCTCCACGCCGCCGCGCTGCGCCGGGGCGCTATCCTCGTCCCGTCGCTCATCCACGCAtattccgcctgcggtgacccaaCCTCCGCGCGTAGCGTGTTCGACGGATTGCCCGCGCAGGAGCAGACGCTCTCGGCGCGCACCGCGCTGGCCAGCGCGATGTCGGCGCACGGACGGTGCCATGATGTACTCGTACTGTTCCAAGGACTGGAGGGGGAGATGGACGATAAAGCGGTGACGGTGGTCCTCGCCGCGTGCGCGAGGGCAGGGATGGTGAGCGAGGGACGGGAGGTGTTCGCAAGGGTGAGGAGGCCGGCGCTGCAGCACTACACGTGCATGGTCGAGATGCTGGGACGGGCCGGGGAGGTAGAGGAGGCTGAGGGGGTGGTGGCGCGGATGGAGGCGCGCCCGGACAGGGTTATCTTCGCGGTGCTTCTGGCAGCTTGCCGGGTGCACGGTCGCATCGATGTGGCCGAGAGAGTGGCCAGGTTGATGCACGGGCATGGCATTGCCTGA